A section of the Ovis canadensis isolate MfBH-ARS-UI-01 breed Bighorn chromosome 1, ARS-UI_OviCan_v2, whole genome shotgun sequence genome encodes:
- the LOC138416023 gene encoding ETS translocation variant 3 isoform X3, whose product MKAGCSIVEKPEGGGGYQFPDWAYKTESSPGSRQIQLWHFILELLQKEEFRHVIAWQQGEYGEFVIKDPDEVARLWGRRKCKPQMNYDKLSRALRYYYNKRILHKTKGKRFTYKFNFNKLVMPNYPFINIRSSGVVPQSAPPVPTGSSHFHFPSLDTHSPTSDVQPGRFSASSLTASGQESSNSTDRKVELPELEDGPAADWRRGVDLMSSRSAVGGGIGHQKRKPDIMLPLFSRPGMYPDPHSPFAVSPIPGRGGVLNVPISPALSLTPTIFSYSPSPGLSPFTSSSCFSFNPEEMKHYLHSQACSVFNYHLSPRTFPRYPGLMVPPLQCQAHPEEPSQFSIKLQPPPVGRKNRERVESSEEAAPLPAPTLTPVLPRIKVEPALEKAPESLRQSAQEEEERSQEEGTVPGRTTEEEKSTVFARPAAPPVWPSVPISTPSEEPLEMSEDSEDRPGKEPGAPEKKEDALMPPKLRLKRRWNDDPEALKCFQET is encoded by the exons ATGAAAGCGGGCTGCAGCATCGTGGAAAAGCCAGAAGGAGGTGGAG GGTATCAGTTCCCTGACTGGGCCTATAAAACAGAgtcgtccccgggctcccggcagATCCAGCTGTGGCACTTCATCCTGGAGCTGCTGCAGAAGGAGGAGTTCCGCCATGTCATCGCCTGGCAGCAGGGAGAGTACGGGGAATTCGTCATCAAGGATCCGGACGAGGTGGCCCGCCTCTGGGGCCGCAGGAAGTGCAAACCACAGATGAACTACGACAAGCTGAGCCGGGCTTTGAG ATACTATTACAACAAGAGGATCCTTcataaaacaaaagggaaaaggtTTACTTATAAATTTAACTTCAACAAGCTGGTGATGCCCAACTACCCATTCATCAACATTCGGTCAAGTG GTGTGGTTCCCCAGAGTGCACCACCAGTGCCAACAGGCTCTTCCCACTTCCACTTCCCATCACTGGACACCCATTCTCCAACTAGTGATGTGCAGCCAGGGCGGTTCTCTGCTAGCTCCCTAACTGCTTCTGGCCAGGAGTCAAGTAATAGCACTGATAGAAAGGTGGAGCTTCCAGAGCTGGAGGATGGCCCAGCCGCTGACTGGCGCCGGGGCGTGGATCTCATGTCCTCCCGAAGTGCCGTGGGTGGAGGGATTGGCCACCAGAAGCGCAAGCCTGACATCATGCTTCCTTTGTTCTCCAGGCCAGGGATGTACCCTGACCCCCATAGTCCCTTTGCCGTCTCTCCGATCCCAGGCCGTGGAGGCGTCCTTAACGTCCCCATTTCACCAGCCCTCTCCCTGACTCCCACCATCTTCTCCTATAGCCCCTCACCAGGCCTGAGCCCCTTCACCAGCAGCAGTTGCTTCTCCTTCAACCCTGAAGAAATGAAACACTACCTTCATTCTCAAGCCTGTTCTGTGTTCAACTACCATCTGAGTCCACGGACATTCCCTCGGTACCCAGGGCTCATGGTGCCACCGCTGCAGTGCCAGGCGCACCCCGAGGAGCCATCCCAGTTTTCCATCAAGCTGCAGCCCCCACCCGTCGGGCGGAAGAACCGGGAGAGGGTGGAGAGCAGCGAGGAGGCagcccctctccctgctcccacaCTGACTCCTGTCCTACCGAGGATTAAGGTGGAGCCAGCCTTGGAAAAGGCTCCTGAGAGCCTCAGACAGTCggcacaggaggaggaggagcgctCCCAAGAAGAGGGCACTGTGCCAGGCAGGACCACGGAGGAGGAAAAAAGCACCGTCTTTGCCCGCCCGGCTGCACCGCCTGTGTGGCCTTCTGTACCCATTAGCACCCCAAgtgaagaacccctggagatGTCTGAAGACAGTGAGGACAGGCCTGGCAAAGAGCCCGGGGCACCTGAGAAGAAAGAAGATGCCCTGATGCCCCCCAAGCTTCGGTTGAAGCGGCGCTGGAATGATGACCCTGAAGCCCTGA aatgtTTTCAGGAAACATGA
- the LOC138416023 gene encoding ETS translocation variant 3 isoform X2, producing MKAGCSIVEKPEGGGGYQFPDWAYKTESSPGSRQIQLWHFILELLQKEEFRHVIAWQQGEYGEFVIKDPDEVARLWGRRKCKPQMNYDKLSRALRYYYNKRILHKTKGKRFTYKFNFNKLVMPNYPFINIRSSGVVPQSAPPVPTGSSHFHFPSLDTHSPTSDVQPGRFSASSLTASGQESSNSTDRKVELPELEDGPAADWRRGVDLMSSRSAVGGGIGHQKRKPDIMLPLFSRPGMYPDPHSPFAVSPIPGRGGVLNVPISPALSLTPTIFSYSPSPGLSPFTSSSCFSFNPEEMKHYLHSQACSVFNYHLSPRTFPRYPGLMVPPLQCQAHPEEPSQFSIKLQPPPVGRKNRERVESSEEAAPLPAPTLTPVLPRIKVEPALEKAPESLRQSAQEEEERSQEEGTVPGRTTEEEKSTVFARPAAPPVWPSVPISTPSEEPLEMSEDSEDRPGKEPGAPEKKEDALMPPKLRLKRRWNDDPEALSKNECFQET from the exons ATGAAAGCGGGCTGCAGCATCGTGGAAAAGCCAGAAGGAGGTGGAG GGTATCAGTTCCCTGACTGGGCCTATAAAACAGAgtcgtccccgggctcccggcagATCCAGCTGTGGCACTTCATCCTGGAGCTGCTGCAGAAGGAGGAGTTCCGCCATGTCATCGCCTGGCAGCAGGGAGAGTACGGGGAATTCGTCATCAAGGATCCGGACGAGGTGGCCCGCCTCTGGGGCCGCAGGAAGTGCAAACCACAGATGAACTACGACAAGCTGAGCCGGGCTTTGAG ATACTATTACAACAAGAGGATCCTTcataaaacaaaagggaaaaggtTTACTTATAAATTTAACTTCAACAAGCTGGTGATGCCCAACTACCCATTCATCAACATTCGGTCAAGTG GTGTGGTTCCCCAGAGTGCACCACCAGTGCCAACAGGCTCTTCCCACTTCCACTTCCCATCACTGGACACCCATTCTCCAACTAGTGATGTGCAGCCAGGGCGGTTCTCTGCTAGCTCCCTAACTGCTTCTGGCCAGGAGTCAAGTAATAGCACTGATAGAAAGGTGGAGCTTCCAGAGCTGGAGGATGGCCCAGCCGCTGACTGGCGCCGGGGCGTGGATCTCATGTCCTCCCGAAGTGCCGTGGGTGGAGGGATTGGCCACCAGAAGCGCAAGCCTGACATCATGCTTCCTTTGTTCTCCAGGCCAGGGATGTACCCTGACCCCCATAGTCCCTTTGCCGTCTCTCCGATCCCAGGCCGTGGAGGCGTCCTTAACGTCCCCATTTCACCAGCCCTCTCCCTGACTCCCACCATCTTCTCCTATAGCCCCTCACCAGGCCTGAGCCCCTTCACCAGCAGCAGTTGCTTCTCCTTCAACCCTGAAGAAATGAAACACTACCTTCATTCTCAAGCCTGTTCTGTGTTCAACTACCATCTGAGTCCACGGACATTCCCTCGGTACCCAGGGCTCATGGTGCCACCGCTGCAGTGCCAGGCGCACCCCGAGGAGCCATCCCAGTTTTCCATCAAGCTGCAGCCCCCACCCGTCGGGCGGAAGAACCGGGAGAGGGTGGAGAGCAGCGAGGAGGCagcccctctccctgctcccacaCTGACTCCTGTCCTACCGAGGATTAAGGTGGAGCCAGCCTTGGAAAAGGCTCCTGAGAGCCTCAGACAGTCggcacaggaggaggaggagcgctCCCAAGAAGAGGGCACTGTGCCAGGCAGGACCACGGAGGAGGAAAAAAGCACCGTCTTTGCCCGCCCGGCTGCACCGCCTGTGTGGCCTTCTGTACCCATTAGCACCCCAAgtgaagaacccctggagatGTCTGAAGACAGTGAGGACAGGCCTGGCAAAGAGCCCGGGGCACCTGAGAAGAAAGAAGATGCCCTGATGCCCCCCAAGCTTCGGTTGAAGCGGCGCTGGAATGATGACCCTGAAGCCCTGAGTAAGAATG aatgtTTTCAGGAAACATGA
- the LOC138416023 gene encoding ETS translocation variant 3 isoform X1 — MKAGCSIVEKPEGGGGYQFPDWAYKTESSPGSRQIQLWHFILELLQKEEFRHVIAWQQGEYGEFVIKDPDEVARLWGRRKCKPQMNYDKLSRALRYYYNKRILHKTKGKRFTYKFNFNKLVMPNYPFINIRSSGVVPQSAPPVPTGSSHFHFPSLDTHSPTSDVQPGRFSASSLTASGQESSNSTDRKVELPELEDGPAADWRRGVDLMSSRSAVGGGIGHQKRKPDIMLPLFSRPGMYPDPHSPFAVSPIPGRGGVLNVPISPALSLTPTIFSYSPSPGLSPFTSSSCFSFNPEEMKHYLHSQACSVFNYHLSPRTFPRYPGLMVPPLQCQAHPEEPSQFSIKLQPPPVGRKNRERVESSEEAAPLPAPTLTPVLPRIKVEPALEKAPESLRQSAQEEEERSQEEGTVPGRTTEEEKSTVFARPAAPPVWPSVPISTPSEEPLEMSEDSEDRPGKEPGAPEKKEDALMPPKLRLKRRWNDDPEALSKNGKFLWNGSGPRGLATAAADA; from the exons ATGAAAGCGGGCTGCAGCATCGTGGAAAAGCCAGAAGGAGGTGGAG GGTATCAGTTCCCTGACTGGGCCTATAAAACAGAgtcgtccccgggctcccggcagATCCAGCTGTGGCACTTCATCCTGGAGCTGCTGCAGAAGGAGGAGTTCCGCCATGTCATCGCCTGGCAGCAGGGAGAGTACGGGGAATTCGTCATCAAGGATCCGGACGAGGTGGCCCGCCTCTGGGGCCGCAGGAAGTGCAAACCACAGATGAACTACGACAAGCTGAGCCGGGCTTTGAG ATACTATTACAACAAGAGGATCCTTcataaaacaaaagggaaaaggtTTACTTATAAATTTAACTTCAACAAGCTGGTGATGCCCAACTACCCATTCATCAACATTCGGTCAAGTG GTGTGGTTCCCCAGAGTGCACCACCAGTGCCAACAGGCTCTTCCCACTTCCACTTCCCATCACTGGACACCCATTCTCCAACTAGTGATGTGCAGCCAGGGCGGTTCTCTGCTAGCTCCCTAACTGCTTCTGGCCAGGAGTCAAGTAATAGCACTGATAGAAAGGTGGAGCTTCCAGAGCTGGAGGATGGCCCAGCCGCTGACTGGCGCCGGGGCGTGGATCTCATGTCCTCCCGAAGTGCCGTGGGTGGAGGGATTGGCCACCAGAAGCGCAAGCCTGACATCATGCTTCCTTTGTTCTCCAGGCCAGGGATGTACCCTGACCCCCATAGTCCCTTTGCCGTCTCTCCGATCCCAGGCCGTGGAGGCGTCCTTAACGTCCCCATTTCACCAGCCCTCTCCCTGACTCCCACCATCTTCTCCTATAGCCCCTCACCAGGCCTGAGCCCCTTCACCAGCAGCAGTTGCTTCTCCTTCAACCCTGAAGAAATGAAACACTACCTTCATTCTCAAGCCTGTTCTGTGTTCAACTACCATCTGAGTCCACGGACATTCCCTCGGTACCCAGGGCTCATGGTGCCACCGCTGCAGTGCCAGGCGCACCCCGAGGAGCCATCCCAGTTTTCCATCAAGCTGCAGCCCCCACCCGTCGGGCGGAAGAACCGGGAGAGGGTGGAGAGCAGCGAGGAGGCagcccctctccctgctcccacaCTGACTCCTGTCCTACCGAGGATTAAGGTGGAGCCAGCCTTGGAAAAGGCTCCTGAGAGCCTCAGACAGTCggcacaggaggaggaggagcgctCCCAAGAAGAGGGCACTGTGCCAGGCAGGACCACGGAGGAGGAAAAAAGCACCGTCTTTGCCCGCCCGGCTGCACCGCCTGTGTGGCCTTCTGTACCCATTAGCACCCCAAgtgaagaacccctggagatGTCTGAAGACAGTGAGGACAGGCCTGGCAAAGAGCCCGGGGCACCTGAGAAGAAAGAAGATGCCCTGATGCCCCCCAAGCTTCGGTTGAAGCGGCGCTGGAATGATGACCCTGAAGCCCTGAGTAAGAATGGCAAGTTTCTCTGGAATGGGTCCGGACCCCGGGGCTTGGCAACAGCCGCTGCTGATGCTTAG